The segment AGTTCAAGCCCAGGGCGGAATTGCTCGACGCAATGATGACCCGAATAGTATTGCAGGACGAGAGTTTCAGAAATTGATCTACGGTGCTGAGAGTCCTTATGCTCGAATCACTGAGTTTTCAACACTTGCAAACATTACTCGCCAGGATTTAGTCAATTTCTATCAGCGATCGTTCCGCCCGGATCAGATGCTCCTTGGAATAGTGGGAGACTTTGATCCGAAACAAATGCGATCGCTAATCGAAGCAAAGTTTGGAACCTGGAAACCGACAGGTCAAGCGATGCCTCGTCAGCTTCCACAGGTCACTCAAGCCAAGCAAGGCGGCATTTTCTTTGTCAATCAGCCTCAATTGAATCAGAGCTATCTGCAAATTGGACATTTAGGCGGATCGTTGAACAGTCCTGACTATCCGGCTTTAAGCGTGATGGAAGATGTGCTAAGTGGGTTTGGGCGGCGATTGTTTAATGAAGTGCGATCGCGTCAAGGCTTAGCTTACTCAGTGTATGCAAGTTGGGGGGCGCAGTTTGATCATCCGGGTGTGTTTTTAGCAGCGGGAGAAACGCGATCGCAGGCAACCGTGCCATTCATTCAAGCTGTGAAAAAAGAGATTGAACGGATTCGCAAAGAGCCGATTTCACAAGAGGAGCTAGGATTTGCGAAAGATACAGTTTTGAATTCGTTTATCTTTAATTTCCAAGATCCAGCACAGACGCTTTCTCGATTGTTGCGGTATGAGTACTATGGCTATCCCAAGGATTTCATTTTCCAGTACCGTAAAGGCGTAGAAGCGACGACAGTTGCAGATGTACAAAGGGTTGCACAGAAATATTTACAGCCTGAAAAGTTAGTCACGATCGTGGTCGGGAATGAGAAGGAAATTAATCCACCGTTATCGACTTTAGGACAACCTGTAACAGCGGTAGATATTACGATTCCAAAGCCAAATCAGCCTGCGGCAGGTCGATAAAAGTCTGACTGCGGTTTTAGAAAGTGGTTCTAAAGCCTCCCACTCCAAGGTAGTAGTTCATCACAACCAAGCTGATAGGGAGATAGGGGAAAGGTCTGAAATCATAGTTATGGTTACATCACCTCATCTCCCCACTCCCCACTCCGCTCGTTACTGGCTCTCTTCGGGCGGTTCTAGTAGGGGTTCGAGGCGGGTGAGTAAATCAGGGATGCTGGTCTGTGTAATGATCCAAATTGTCTCTAAGTCCACACGATCGTACTGGTGAGCGGCAATATCTCGAAGACCAGCCATGTCGCGCCAAGGAATATCGGGGAACTGCGATCGCAGTTCTGTAGAAACGCGCTTCGTTGCTTCGCCAATGATGATGTAAAAGTAGAGGACTGCCGCTTGCTTTTCTCGATCAGACTGAAACGCTTCAAGGGTCAAAGCCCGCACGGCACGCTGAATTTGTTGAGCAGCATCTACAATATCTAAAATCGCTTCTGCATCGCGATTAGTTGCCATAGATTACCTGTGCCGATTCCAAGATGTTGCGTTTCCGAATCCAGTTTCGGCTTTCCTGAATTGCCTTCTTACTAACGAGATCCACTTTACGTTGAAGCAGGGCTTCGAGTTCATCTTGCATATCTAGCCATTCCGTTAGCCCTTGTTTTGCCGTTGGATGAAACGCTACCAGCACATCGACATCACTTGTATGCGGTTGAAAATCGTCGCGCAGGATAGAGCCAAATAGAGCAAACTCCAGGACATGCCAACGCTGACAGAATTCAGCAATTTGGTCAGGAGAAACGTGCAGCCGCTCACCTAAAATTTTGTCAAAAGCCAGGTTAGAACTCATTGCGATGATGGGGTGTCTGATAGTTTTGGTCGATTCCCAAGCAGGTCGCCTAGTCTTTTATTTCTAGCATTATATGCTCATAGTACATTTTAACCTCTACTTCTCAAACTCTATTGCAAGGTATTGATCATCAGCCGAATGTGAGAGCTAGCTAGAATATATTTGATGCGTTCAAAGCGAGGCTCATGCTGCAATTTCAGCCCCCAGGATTTAGACAGAAGAATACTCAAACTAGCTTAGGAACGATCGCTTACTACACTCAAACTGAAGTGGTAGAAAGATCTCCCATCGTCTTTCTCCATAGCTTCGGTGGCGGTTCCTCGGCTTATGAATGGTCAAAAGTCTATCCAGTATTTGCAAGACAGCATCAAATCATTGCGCCGGATCTTTTAGGTTGGGGAGAGTCAAGTCATCCCGCACGAGATTACCGAGCGGAAGATTATGTATCATCAATCGCTGAATTTCTCCCAAAAGTAACCCGTGAACCTGCAATATTAGTGGCTTCTTCATTGAGTGGTGCATTAGCGATTCGCGTCGCAATTCAGCATCCTGACTTAGTGAAGTCACTGTTTCTGGTGTGTCCATCTGGATTTGATGATTTTGGCGAGGGAGCAGGCAGACGAATTCCCAGAGAGATTATTAATACACCGATTTTAGATCGCGTGATTTATGCGATCGGAGCCACGAATGAATTCGCCGTTCGGAATTTCTTAGAGAATTTCTTGTTTGTGAATCGCGATCGCATTACTCCAGAGATGGTAAATGCCTATCTTGCATCTGCGCGTCAGCCCAATGCAGAGTATGCAGCGTTGGCATTTTTAAGAGGAGATTTGTATTTTGATTTGTCGCGGTACTTGCCGCAATTGACAACGCCAACTGCGATCGTTTGGGGAGAAGAAGCGCAGTTTACCGATGTACGATTAGGACAACAGTTGTCGGACTTGAATGAAAGAGTGCAATCGTTTGAAGTCGTGCCAGACTCAGGCGTATTAGTCGCGTTAGAGCAACCTGCGATCGTGGCTGGACTATTACAAGAATTTTTGAGTGCAGAGAAGTAGGAACTGCACTTTTTCCTGTTGGGAAGCTGCATATTGCAAAAACTCCAAGTTTTCAGAAAACCTGGAGTTCTAAAGAATCTTCAAAAAATTGAGCAGATTACTTTCCTGCCTTTTTCTTCCCAGTTTCAACCACTTCAAGTTCCGACATTCTAAACGTGATTAGTTTATCCCAGTTGCCCCCTTCAAACAGGACTGCAACTTTCCCATCGCTAATCCGCTGTACGAGTCCTTGGAACCCGTAGTAAATATCGTTAACATTCGTCACGCGAACGGCTGAACCTGGTAAAAACATAATTCTGCTTCAATACGTTTCACTATCAGTTTACCGTGGCTCTCGGCTTCCCTGATATTGATTCTCGTCGATGCGATGATCGCACTTTTCCAATTGATTAGAATTTTGACTTCTGTCGAGAGTTCGCCACTGATTCGACTAACCCGATCGCCAAAAAATTCATCAGCAATGCCGCATTCCCGTGGCTTAACCAAGGCAGCGGAATTCCCGTAACAGGCGCAAGATTAATCGTCATGCCGATATTGATCGACACTTGGAAAATAATCATTGAGAACACACCCACGGCAATCAGTGAACCAAACTCATCCTTTGCACTTTGAGCAATAATCAGCAGACGATAACAGATCAGCAGATAAGCGCCCAACACAAAAATCGAACCGACAAAGCCTAATTCCTCACCGATCGCAGTAAAAATAAAGTCTGTATGCTGTTCAGGGACAAACTCTAGCTGGGTTTGAGTGCCATGAAACAATCCTCGTCCGAAAGTTTCTCCAGCCCCGATCGCAATTCGTGACTGAATGACATGATACCCAGCCCCCTGCGGATCTTGATCTGGATCAATCAGCGTCAGAATCCGAGCTTTCTGATAGTCATGCAGCACAAATTGCCACAGCACTTGACCAAGCCCGCCCGCGACCGTATTAATCACAACGGGTACTAAAATCCCGTAAGTCTTCCACGGCAAAGTTCTCCAGGCAACCACCCCAACGAAAGCAATCCACAGTCCTAGCCCCACAATCCCGATCGCGCCTTTTGCCACCAACGTTGTGAACAAAATCGCAGAAATGACTGGAGAAATCAGCAACAATAGCCAGCCCGGATTCGCATTTCCCCAATACAATATCCCGAATGTAATGGCACCAAATACCAGCGATGTGCCTAAGTTAGGCTGTAAAAAGATTAACGCCCAAGGCAAAGCAGCGATCGCCAAAACTTTCAGCATTTGAGGCAACGTCGATGCCGATCGCTGATGCAAAATCGCAGCTAGCGTAATAATAGCGCCCAACTTCGCAAACTCAGACGGCTGAATCCCGAACCCAAAGACATTTAGCCATCGCTGTGCCCCTTTTTCCTCGACTCCCACGACCATTACCAGCAGCAGTGCTACATTGGTCAGACCATAAATCCACCATTTCCAAGCCAGCAGCGCGTCATAACGCAGCCGAGAGATGACGAAGATCAAACAGGTGCCCACACTCCCAATCAGAGCGTGAAACATCCAGTCCCGTCGCTCCGTATGATTCAGTTGCACACTGTGAATCATCAACCCTCCTAAAATAGTCAATGCTAGGACTGCGCCTAACAAAAACCAGTCCATATCTTGCCAGGGTTGAAGCCAAGGTCGGAGCGTAGACGGAATCGGAGACTTTTTCTTGCGAAACATAGAAATTTGAGCTTATGCGAGTGCTGCAACGGATACTTTAGCAGCAATTTGCTGAGCAATCTGTGTCAATGCTTTTGCCGAAGCAGAATCGGGATCGCCAACGACGATCGGAATTCCCTTGTCTCCGCCCTGACGCAGCGGGATTTCCAACGGTACACAGCCCAACAAAGGCACATTTAGCTCCGCCGCAGTCTTTTCGCCTCCGGCTGAACCGAAAATGTCATACTGTCGATCGGGCATGTCCGGCGGAATAAAATAACTCATATTCTCAACGATGCCTAACACTGGGACGTTCAATTGTTGAAACATCTTCAACCCGCGCCGAGAATCCAGTAGCGCAACCGTTTGAGGAGTTGTAACAATCACTGCCCCCGCCATCGGAACCGCTTGCGCCATCGTCAATTGAGCATCTCCAGTTCCCGGAGGCATATCGACGATTAAATAATCGAGATCACCCCACCGAACTTGATAGAGAAACTGACGAATGACACCATTCAACATCGGACCTCGCCAGATCACAGGCTGATCCTTGTCGATCAGAAACCCCATCGAAACTAATTTGACTCCGTGATTGAAGGCAGGTTCGAGAATTTCACCTTGTTCTGTTTGCGTAACTGCAACACCCGATCCTTCAAGCCCTAACATTGTCGGAGCATTCGGTCCATAAATATCGGCATCGATTAACCCGACTTTAGCGCCAGCTTGCGCCAATGCCACTGCAACGTTAACGGCAACTGAGCTTTTCCCAACGCCACCTTTACCACTGGAAATCGCAATAATATTTTTCACACCCTCGATCCCAGTACGATCGGGTAAAGATTTTTGCTGTGGTGTCTCAGCGGTCACTTCGACTTCGACAGATGTCACACCGGGTAAAGTTTTAATCGCCCGCTCACAGTCTTCGACAATAAACTGACGTAACGGACAGGCAGGAGTCGTTAAGACTAATGTGAATCGAACCTTGCCATCGTCGATCGACACATTGCGAATCATGTTCAACGCCACCAAACTTTTTTGGAGTTCAGGGTCTTGAACTGGTTTAAGCACTTCTAAAACGGATTCTGCACTAAGAGTTTCTAGCATGGAGAGATCGAGTCAGGGTTTGATTCGATCTTACCGTTCTACGGATCTCGTTAGAAGTCTAAACAACTGCGTTGATTCGATCGCGGTAATTCTGGCTGTTCCGCCGCATGTGCCAAATCCTCAGCCACTCGTGCCGCATAGGGCTTAATAATTGACCAAATCAATGGCGACAACCACCCCTGCAATGTCACCGAATACGCAATACTCGTGCCCGAAACGGTTGATTTCACTTCGTACTGAATCCGTTCCTCAAGCCCAGGAATTGCCATAATTCTCACACTCAACAATTCTCGCGGATCAACCCGCTCGACAAAAATCCGAATCGGAAACGGTCCCAATCGCGTCACCGCTTCATAAATCAATCCCGGCTTTGCCACCTGCCCTCGCGGAACATTCGTGTGCGAAATCATCGGATGCCACGAGACATCCGCTAAATCGATGACTTTTTTCCAGAGATCATCGACCGACGCTGAACTAATCGCTTGGTACGATCGCGCTAATGTCATTTCGACACGTCGCCGCTTGCGGTAGAAGAATGTCCAAGGAAAGTTCAGCATAATATTCATCTCCTCTAAGGCGAACCTGTACGCTAAAGCCGGGGTGATTGATCTTAGCCAAATTGAGTCCCCGATCGTCATCCTTCTCAAGATGCTGACCGACTTCTTGGGGCAGAAGTCACAGAACGTTATAAACATTTACGATCTCTACTTTCCGCACAGGATGCGCGATTCGCACCTTGTAAATCGGCTCAACTGTTTAGACAGGAACCGTTTCGCGATAGTCTAATTGAACCGTCTAGATTGAGCAATCCTGCTGCTCGAACCTAACGGAACCTTTAAACTTCTTCACCGATAGTAAAGCGATTCGTTCCAGGAACCGACGTTTATGACTGCCTTCTCCACTTCCGACAAGACCGAAACGACTCAAGCGCTACCGCCTCAAGATTCAAGAGAGCGGGTGAGCCAATGGATGAAATCTTTCCAGGATCAAGTTTGTAAAGGCTTAGAAGCCGTTGATGGTGAAGCGACGTTTCGCGAAGATAGTTGGACGAGACCCGAAGGCGGTGGCGGACGATCGCGAGTCATGCGCGAAGGTCGTGTGTTTGAACAAGGCGGAGTCAATTTTTCCGAAGTTTGGGGCAAGGATTTGCCACCCTCGATTTTAGTGCAGCGTCCCGAAGCGAAAGGTCATAGCTTCTATGCGACGGGGACTTCGATGGTACTGCATCCCCGGAATCCTTACATTCCAACCGTGCATCTGAACTATCGTTACTTTGAAGCAGGTCCCGTTTGGTGGTTTGGCGGTGGTATTGATTTAACGCCTTACTATCCCTTTGAAGAAGATGTTATCCATTTTCATCAAACACTAAAACAAGCATGTGACCAGCATCATTCCGAATACTATCCCACCTTCAAACTCTGGTGTGATGAGTACTTCTATTTGAAGCATCGCAATGAAACTCGTGGAGTTGGCGGTATCTTCTTTGACTATCAGGACACTCAAGGCGTTTTGTATCCGATTTTCTATCCAGGTTCGCAAATGGACACCCCTGCCGCACAATACAGTCAACAAGTGGGTGCAGTGCAAGGTCGGACTTG is part of the Leptolyngbya boryana PCC 6306 genome and harbors:
- a CDS encoding M16 family metallopeptidase; translation: MKLFRLSSLFVLACLVVLLRVHPAVADTPKHYTDLKFSSPPEVKVPDYTQFKLKNGLTVYLMEDHELPLVSGTAIVRTGDRFEPANQVGLGELTGIVMRSGGTQKRSANQVNQFLEQRAASIETSISTTAGNASFNTLTEDLPEVFDLFAEVIQQPAFADNQVTIAKVQAQGGIARRNDDPNSIAGREFQKLIYGAESPYARITEFSTLANITRQDLVNFYQRSFRPDQMLLGIVGDFDPKQMRSLIEAKFGTWKPTGQAMPRQLPQVTQAKQGGIFFVNQPQLNQSYLQIGHLGGSLNSPDYPALSVMEDVLSGFGRRLFNEVRSRQGLAYSVYASWGAQFDHPGVFLAAGETRSQATVPFIQAVKKEIERIRKEPISQEELGFAKDTVLNSFIFNFQDPAQTLSRLLRYEYYGYPKDFIFQYRKGVEATTVADVQRVAQKYLQPEKLVTIVVGNEKEINPPLSTLGQPVTAVDITIPKPNQPAAGR
- a CDS encoding HepT-like ribonuclease domain-containing protein → MATNRDAEAILDIVDAAQQIQRAVRALTLEAFQSDREKQAAVLYFYIIIGEATKRVSTELRSQFPDIPWRDMAGLRDIAAHQYDRVDLETIWIITQTSIPDLLTRLEPLLEPPEESQ
- a CDS encoding nucleotidyltransferase family protein, translating into MSSNLAFDKILGERLHVSPDQIAEFCQRWHVLEFALFGSILRDDFQPHTSDVDVLVAFHPTAKQGLTEWLDMQDELEALLQRKVDLVSKKAIQESRNWIRKRNILESAQVIYGN
- a CDS encoding alpha/beta fold hydrolase; this translates as MLQFQPPGFRQKNTQTSLGTIAYYTQTEVVERSPIVFLHSFGGGSSAYEWSKVYPVFARQHQIIAPDLLGWGESSHPARDYRAEDYVSSIAEFLPKVTREPAILVASSLSGALAIRVAIQHPDLVKSLFLVCPSGFDDFGEGAGRRIPREIINTPILDRVIYAIGATNEFAVRNFLENFLFVNRDRITPEMVNAYLASARQPNAEYAALAFLRGDLYFDLSRYLPQLTTPTAIVWGEEAQFTDVRLGQQLSDLNERVQSFEVVPDSGVLVALEQPAIVAGLLQEFLSAEK
- the rodA gene encoding rod shape-determining protein RodA gives rise to the protein MFRKKKSPIPSTLRPWLQPWQDMDWFLLGAVLALTILGGLMIHSVQLNHTERRDWMFHALIGSVGTCLIFVISRLRYDALLAWKWWIYGLTNVALLLVMVVGVEEKGAQRWLNVFGFGIQPSEFAKLGAIITLAAILHQRSASTLPQMLKVLAIAALPWALIFLQPNLGTSLVFGAITFGILYWGNANPGWLLLLISPVISAILFTTLVAKGAIGIVGLGLWIAFVGVVAWRTLPWKTYGILVPVVINTVAGGLGQVLWQFVLHDYQKARILTLIDPDQDPQGAGYHVIQSRIAIGAGETFGRGLFHGTQTQLEFVPEQHTDFIFTAIGEELGFVGSIFVLGAYLLICYRLLIIAQSAKDEFGSLIAVGVFSMIIFQVSINIGMTINLAPVTGIPLPWLSHGNAALLMNFLAIGLVESVANSRQKSKF
- a CDS encoding Mrp/NBP35 family ATP-binding protein, encoding MLETLSAESVLEVLKPVQDPELQKSLVALNMIRNVSIDDGKVRFTLVLTTPACPLRQFIVEDCERAIKTLPGVTSVEVEVTAETPQQKSLPDRTGIEGVKNIIAISSGKGGVGKSSVAVNVAVALAQAGAKVGLIDADIYGPNAPTMLGLEGSGVAVTQTEQGEILEPAFNHGVKLVSMGFLIDKDQPVIWRGPMLNGVIRQFLYQVRWGDLDYLIVDMPPGTGDAQLTMAQAVPMAGAVIVTTPQTVALLDSRRGLKMFQQLNVPVLGIVENMSYFIPPDMPDRQYDIFGSAGGEKTAAELNVPLLGCVPLEIPLRQGGDKGIPIVVGDPDSASAKALTQIAQQIAAKVSVAALA
- the hemF gene encoding oxygen-dependent coproporphyrinogen oxidase; the protein is MTAFSTSDKTETTQALPPQDSRERVSQWMKSFQDQVCKGLEAVDGEATFREDSWTRPEGGGGRSRVMREGRVFEQGGVNFSEVWGKDLPPSILVQRPEAKGHSFYATGTSMVLHPRNPYIPTVHLNYRYFEAGPVWWFGGGIDLTPYYPFEEDVIHFHQTLKQACDQHHSEYYPTFKLWCDEYFYLKHRNETRGVGGIFFDYQDTQGVLYPIFYPGSQMDTPAAQYSQQVGAVQGRTWEDLFAFIQSCGNAFLPAYTPIAEKRKNTEYGDRERQFQLYRRGRYVEFNLVYDRGTIFGLQTNGRTESILMSLPPMVRWEYGYEPEAGSPEARLYDIFLKPQDWINWSQNGAHSA